DNA from Magnolia sinica isolate HGM2019 chromosome 19, MsV1, whole genome shotgun sequence:
AAAAGTTAAAAATCAAGGCTAGAGCCTTTAGTCTCGATTCTGCATTGATTACCTAAACCGATATTGTAACCCTATGGTTGAGGGCTTTAACCTCTGTTTTGGCAATCGAAGCTAAAAATCTTTTTAGCTAGCCTAAGTTCTTCAACCAAGGCTATAAGAACATTTTTAGCTTTGGTTTTCTTAAAAGGATGCCAATATCAAGTTTTTAACCTCAATTGTTTCCAATCGAGACTAAATTCAAAATTTAGCTTAGTTGCATTCAATCAAGACTAAATCTAATTTTTAACTTTGGTATTCAATAATCGAGGATGAAGCTTTTAACCACCGAGGTTGTAGCCTCTGTTTGGGTACTCAAGTCAAAATCGAGGCTAAAATCCATGGATTTAACCTATGTTGGCATAAACCAATGTTATATCCAGTTTTTAACATCGGTTCTCAataattgaagctaaatctaatTTTTTAATCTCGGTTGATACAATAGAGGCTAAATCTATCTTCAACTTTGATTTCTCTCAATCAAGGCTAACAATATATTTTATCCTTAGTTACGAAACATGGTTaaaagcatttttttaaaaaaaatatttatttaaacaagCATATGCATGTTTCACCTGTTCAACCTATAtgatttattcattcatttaaaaaaagatgaaatttcaAGTTTAGAGTTCAAAGAAGAATTTACCACTTCCTTGAGCAAGTGGTGTGGGCTAAATGATGCTTGTTGTGGTtgattttattcatttgactATAGGACTGCAATGTGACATAATAAGAATTAGTAAAATTTTAATATAAACAGTAATATATGACGGTGGatataatttttctttatgtttaattTGTACATGCCCCTCATCACTCGACCAAGAGCTAACGAGCCAGTTCCAATATGTTTGCTCCACTTAGTTAAGATAGTGAGCAATTTGTTCCTCGTTTGTCGAATATTGGTTATAATGTCTATTATTCAACCTTTTGTTGCACTCTTTCCACATATTTCTAACACACTTCATTAGCCAATCTCGACGCCCAATCACCTTAAAAATTTATTGTAGTTATGTCTAATAGGTCGCCCATACTTATTCCACTCTATATTCAGTAGCTTATTGGGTGGCAAGTTTGTAACCTATCAATTTAGCTGGGCAACAccatgtgaatatatatatatatatatatatatatatatatatatatatatatatatatatatatatatatatatatatatatatatatatatatatatatataataaatataaattttaattattaataAATTATACGGTTTTCTTTACAATACAAATAGCAGCAAATGTTAAATCAAATAATTTAAAGATTGTAttttgttcattcattttcttcaattttgggctcattccctaaaatgtttGGACCAagtggacacatacatcatggtgggctcaaacTCTTTAAGATAAACTCTTACGACATAGTGGACCTGCTCATAATATTcaactggtggaccacaccatcaacGACTAAAATTCAACAGGCCCATGCTTTAGCAGCCAAAGTACTACAATTTGCTATAACTAATACTAACAAacatttgaaaattatatatatatatatatatatatatatatatatatatatatatatatatatatatatatattgtaacacTCCGGTTTCTAAAGTCCGAGTACGTAGTGTAGAAACCGAAAAGTTTATAAATTAGAGAACTAACGGAAATATAAATTCAGAGTGCGATAGCAAAATGAAGCATGGATAATCATATAAGCCTAAATATTTGACCCACCcagctgggggtcttagttacaaaattcATAAGTTTCTGAGACATTgctcaactgaaattaaataatGAGATTACTGATTTAGCCCGAAATACTCCGCTGCCTCTTACTGCGGTTCGTCATCATAGTACCCTTCCTTGCGCTCTGCGGTCGCGCCATCAAGGCCAGCACTGACATCCTCTACATCTGCCCCTATATACTCTATACGGTTGGATAGTTGATGAATGAGtcgccagctcagtgtgaattcccctcaagattacacaccgtcgccTTGGCAgacataatttaaagaaaacaaggcaataatccaaaacaggcaagatgcagtcttattaaatgcatgaatgtatgaatgcacattgacctggggatgctcatccgatcggacttgggctcgtcacccatgcaatcatcgacatAGGAATGATCATCCAGTTGGAACAATagatcgatagtcggtggtctgagagctagcgaaacgataccccgatgatcctaagggcatgtgctacagcatccagaattagccacccgtcatcgccaatatgttatggatgcatgattagccaacccattattattccagttacaatcaaccagtttgagtaactcaatagtcactacggggggctcatcacccagcgtaggccgacagctcaagcatagtgtcccatgactaccatccttGGCTCGTGAGGTTCTCCACCTTGGGATGTTATAATAAGTCCCCTTGATCAAAATGACAACAGGTCAAGGGTCCTATTCTTTTCCACACGATCAGTCTAATTACATCCCATGAGTGGCTTACATATAATAGTGGAACCCTCCACGTGTAGTGTTATGAGTTATATGATAAGGCAATCATGTAACATGtaacaatatatgattttaaatgatgatgCTAAAACATGGAGGGAGGCACGATAGAATTTAAATAATAACTATGGACGATGCATTACCAATACATGTAGGTAGAAATCATTTCTCAGGGATTAGCTAGCATGTGGACCTATCATATAATGTGAACATTGTATCATAAATTAGATTTTTGCAATGAATATAAGGACATTAAATTAATAGTAATAGTTTAGTGCAAACTATGTTTAGctaacttagagatggaaagcccaaggggaaagtcatcacctaAGTTGGTGTAGTACCGTTCTTGATCTGAACCACCGTGAGAAGATGGTGGCCCTAAGTCACTTGAATAGTCCCCTAGAGAGTTTGTTTGCATTAGGCAACAAGCTTTAAAGTTTTTAAGTATAAAAAGGCCCATAATTAAAATGGTTTGGGCTTTCATCAAGGGACTAGGCCCACCAATTTCTATCCCCATCAAGTGGCCTGACTAGGCCTGATTTGGCCCTGGTCCCAAAGGTTTGGACTGGGCTGGAAGAAGTGGCCCCAAAAACGAGCCCGAACTGTGCCAGTTTTGGCCCAGTTATGATGTCTAACACCAACCCAAACAGGGCTGGCCCATAACTTAATttgtatggtgaggcccacagtgcTAAGATGGTGCAGCCCACAACACTTCATGGTGAGGCCCGCAGTCTGGCtttgacgtggggcccacctaacgtttagatttggtgaggcccactgagagTTCTcttagggagtggcccacctggtaTCAACGAGCGGCCCTCCTGAGTTGGCTCAAGTGCAAACTTACATAGGCCCACTGGCTACATGCTGGGAGTGGCTCACCTGCACCATACAAGTTGCGGGCCACAAAATTTTAAGTGAGGTGGTTGGCCTACTGAGATTGAATCTCAGGTGCAGCCCACCCACTGCTAGtgcagggtgcggcccacttgcttgctgcagggtgcggcccaccagcTGATCAATTGTGTGCAGCCCACATAGAGGCCTATACCTGGCCGGATTACCTTGTTCTAGACTAGTTAACAGTCCATCCAGGGGACCATTTTTAGCTACTCATAGGCTGAAACTTCAGCCGTTCTCAGGCTGAAATTCCCAACTAGTTTCAAACTGAGTAACCAACTCATTTCAAGCTGAATATTCAGTTGGTTCCCAGTTGTTTTTAAAATGAATACCCAGCTGGTTGCAGGTTGCGTTTTCAGCCTGCTTTTATGCTGAAAAATACCTGCTGcaggtagggctgtacacgagtcaagctagctcgaaaagcttgctcgacccgactcgactcaactcggattgactcggcttgaaaggccgactgaAGGCAAGTCAAGCTTGTTTGCTAatgctcgagttgagttcaagccaagttcgaccatggtgtatttcaactcgactcgactcaaactcaactcgactcgacttgagtaatatattttaataatatatattatattaatatatatatatatataagtttttaaaaaaagaagttaaaacttaaaagtttttactaaaaaaccctacccgtccccattccctctttctctttcccttaccctaccaaggtaaactcgacttgacttgagataaactcgactcgacttgaaccactagctcgactcaaactcgactcgaaagctttggcaaacaagctaagcttcaatgttgagctcgagggcgagctcgagGTCGAggtcgaactcgagtatagcatggacgagtcaagccaagcttgacccacctcgactcgactcggctcgatgtacagccctagctgCAGGTTGTATTTTTAGTTATTTCTAGGCTAAAACATCAGCTGCATTCATGCACCAACGGAGTGCTATTTCTATGGTCTGCTTCACCCTTGCTCTGGACCTTTTAACGGCCCAGTTAAAAAACTGTTTTCAGCCTGGTTTCATGCTAGAAAACAGCTACTATCAGGTTGCCCCCTTTCAGTTGCTTTTTAAGCTAAAACATTAGTTGTTTACAGGTTGTGATTTCAACTGTTTTCATGCTGAAAAATAGCTGCTACTCAGTCTGATTTCAAGCTGGATGTTCAGCTATTTCTGGGTTGAAATCTCAACCGTCCCCAAGCTGATTCTTAGCTGCGTTCAAGTCAACTATCAGCCATTTTCCAGTTGTAGCTCCTAGTTATTTTCAGGCTACCTGCTCAGCCATTTTCATcttcagattccatccatttttaagtTAAACATTCAGATATTTTTTTTAGCTTAGTTTCGGAGTTCCAagaggagagagggagaagggGGTTACCTGCTTTGTTTGCTTTAGCCTAGCTGCACGCACCCATGTCCCTTCcttccactctctctcttttctttccctaTCTTCTTCTCCCTCTGGTGGTGGGGCTATAGGCCCACACTGACCTGACTCGGTCCAATTCTTATGGGTTGAGTTGGGGCAGTGTGCACTAAGCTCACCCGATGAACGTGTACCCCTTATTTCacttcttcctccctctctctctctctctctctctctctctctctctctctctctctctctctctaatccgaTTCTTACAGGCTGAGTTGGGGCAATGTGCACTAAGCTCACCCGACGAAAGTGCACCCCCTGTTTCatttcttcctccctctcttttCACTGTGGATTCTAAGGGCATCAACGCCCCTTTTATTGGCAAGAAGAGGGGTAGCCAACGGCTGGGATTTGCTCTGCATATCGTCAGGGAACGGCCATCGGTGCCAGCTTCCTACCCAGAAACGGAAAGCCCCTGTTTCTATCTTCCAGCCTGTTCGGCCATTTTCGGCTTTGTGAGAGGACTCTCTCTAGCTGACAAGTGGACGTTGGTAACCCTCTAGGTAAATCGACATTGGCTTGCCCATCATGCCAGCAGGTGGTCCTCTCTCTAAAGATCCCAACCATACGTGATGAAATGGACGGTCCTATGATAATTCTTCGTTTCTTTGTAGGGGTCCATATCCTTATCCGGTTCTGTTGGGATGGACCCCACTGAcaaagtggacggtttggattgcttaGAAAGTGGCCAGGGTGGCGCACTTTGGGGTTTGAAACTCCTCAGTTTCAAATGGTTTGAAATGGCAAgagagttttcttttctttttgcaaaAGAATTGGCCAACAACCGTTTGACCGCTAGGCATGGTCCGGTGCACATCGCACAAGGTAAATTCGTGGTGAACATGCACCAtgtatggggtccactatgatgtttgtgataagtTTACTCTGACCATTTGTCTAGGGGTCCCTATATAGGGGCCTCGGCCCAGTTTGGGGCAcatgtgaggcccaggtgggccgcatTACCTATTTTAGGCCTTATTTGGCTAGTGTACACTAGACCAACggctggattggcctgatagTTGGTCTCAACAGTTAAGTAGGGTCCTAGAGCACATTGTTCATTCGATTGGCCATAATTTATTCCTCTAGGGTTGTTAGTGGGTGTATTGTCCCAACGTGACTTGATTAACTTATCCATAAGCTGCTTTAACTTAAGTGTTTGTTGAGTTTTACCTTTCGAACTAGTGCTGGGTTTGACTTGGCTTCTACAACTCTTGGTAGTCAGCTTTATTGTTGACTAGAAGTCCCAACCTACACGTGTAAAGTTTAAGTCACCTCGTTAATCGATCTTAGTTTCCATAAACGTGGTTCTcagaggtaacacccgtgtatcaGAGGTACGAagtgttacacacacacacacacatatatatatatatataggaacccTTTTTGTTTGTGATTTTTGAATGGAttatgatgcagggatgaacgtgatgaggtcgagcaccgtcttcctcaaggataactactttgaatccacggagcttctctggactcctcatagagacttctcgaatccacgaggaaagaaaataagaaaatagaaataaattctaataaattgaaatttaattgattcattcaaataaacgagttcataaccctttaaatagggataccaagcaataggagagaaatcagaagcaaactaaaactaaaactccttgaaattcgtaacttactataaatagtaaatttactttttatagtatttttcctatgtggcttaaccatgttattctcctaattattctaagcacttttcatgttggacacaactcctaaagcccaacggatgaagagttataatcaaactaaaacttactatttatagtaaaaatggaaataaacacgGAATTTGGCCATGATATGATAGAATAGTTGGATAAAGTAGCCCGTCctaccttaaaatcatatatggtacgtcgagtaactcattagGGGGGCCACAATgtatgaaaagaatgttaaaatatATCAATTTTCTTTcacacaatgtggcccacctgttggacCAGCTTGACTCTCacaatgtggaccacctgatggatGCTTGGGTACTCACCAACATGTCAGCTCAATATGTGGTGATATGTAGGGGGTTGAGACAGGCCATGTTCATAAAATTAgcgaagcttttttttttttttttttaaattttgaaaaagaaacacTTAAGCAAACAAAATGCTCTAGTTTGGAATAAATACAAGAAGCTAATGGGCCAAACAATAAACTTGCCAGAGAAGGGGTTTAGAGAAAAATGTTTAGCAGTATATAGGTATATTTGAAGCCTTATTAAGATATTTTGAACCATTTATTCATGTTGAAACTTATCTCTTCTTTTAGGACTGTATTTTTGTaaatttgttgtgatttaaagtAAATTAATTGTTTGAATATATCCATAattgttgaaaattttgtttcattGCAGGAAATCACATTAAAAGAAGGAAGCATGTTTCACATGTGTTAAGCATTAGTATCTAATCATTAGACTCTGACCAAGAATCATTATATTCTCTATTCAAACTAGATAAGTTTTGCATGGTGTCAACTTTGGTTCCCTCTACATCTGTCATATCTCAACATACGTTGTCATCATTGGCAAACATAGTCTTTTTCAATGTATGATTAACGCAAGACAAGCTTTGCTTGATACATGAGCAcaaagaaattgtacatgtggcttaCATACACTCAAAGTAAACTGCTTAAATAACAGATCTTTATACTGGAGCTCTTTTTCTATTATTCTTTTTGCCATATCCTTAATTGCGGGTTGGCTACACCTACAACCCACACTTCCTAATGCTAGGGAATTCAACATGTCCAGGTAATATTAGAGAGGGTAGAGCATTTTGCTCAGTTAGTTTCTATATATGAagatcaaatatttcaaaaaagagCTCGTATTCAGCAGGTAATTGGCTTGTTCTTATTCTTATTCTCCTCATCTTTGTTTATCATTGTCTGACAAGCTTGAAACTGTCATGCTTCTTGTTTTTTGTTGGGGTTAGGTCCCACAGCTTCCACGTTAAGCAAATCCGAGTCAGTGAGAATGTACTGTAATCCACATCTTGTCTGTTTTCTCATCCATTATCGGATCCTCCTTTTGGGTTTCCTTTCCAGCACTTCCAACTCTCAATTCTACTCTCCTTCCTTTCCCTACACACATCCATCTGCATTTCACTTCTTGTTTGAGAGTTTCCTTTTCCAGAAAAATGGAGTGATTTGAAACGAATTTCTTTCTTTGTGAAAACAAATTCAGGTGCAGGCACGGGTATTTCCATGTGGTGAACAATGACTACACTCACTGGGAGATGTATGCGATTGGCGGAAGTGCAAATCCCACTATCAACAGCCAGGGCAACAAATATCTTGCCCCGATGAATCGCTTTGCCAAGGAGGTAATGTAACAGTAACAATTGAATTCTCTAACATCTCAACTACCATAAACTACATttacaaattgaaaaatgatatgAGCTCGGTTAAAGTAGATTCCCACCACTAATCCTAGTATATTTGAAATATCTATTATAGATTAGATTATATTAGATTTTAGGTTACCTTTAGTATATAAACATGTCATTGCCATGGCATAATTCacctaagatcttcacaatgtagtTGCTAAAATGTAAGAACTCAGTGATTTGGTCCTTAGTACAAGCTAAATGTATGTCATCTCATCTAGTGAGGTTAGCACATTTCAGGCACTTGTGGTGAAGCTAAGGAAAGGCACCGGGCCAAATGCTAATACTGGTGTTGTCACTAGAGTTCTTGCAACTGTTGGGGAGCTTGCTAGGGTGGTGGGTTTACTTCCCTATTTTTTGGGTTATATTTTGAATCACGCAGTGTGCTATGGTACAAGTTCCAATTTCATCAAGTCTGATACTTTAAATTAGCTTGCCTTTTATGTGGGTGGTACTAAAAGGAATGATGAAAAGGTTCTATTTTGATGCTAAAGGTTTCTAGTGAGCGGTCGACATGGTTTACTGTAGCTCTTCTACAGCTTAGTTTTGGGCATTCTCCAGTTCCTTCACATTCTTGTTCTATTTATCTCGTTgctaaaaataaatcaattcctcCATTTGCACTGATCCATTCTTATGTGTGGGGAGGGTCTGCTACCGGATTTTTCTCTATTCAGTTAGATGtttcatttcatttatcaatGGTTTTACTAAGTTTATATGGAAATATCTAATGAGCAGCATAAATGAAGCCCCATAAAGAATGGAGATATGAAATTCTCAAAATTCTTGTTACTGATGGATGCACAATGGAATATGTACTGCAATAGTGCCATTGGCACTCTCCTGAACTGAATATGTAGTGCAAAAATGCCACTGGCACTCTCCTCAGAGGACATCATCAATGGGAACAGGTATGGTGCTACTTATCTCTAGAAGGAAATAGATAATATCTTCATTTCTGGATGTCCTGATTTCGTAGCATAGTTAGGACTTATTTTTGTGTCTTGGGTGAAAAACTGCCAACATTGAGGTCTCTCGCAAGGTTATTATTGAAGGCCATTTGAGAAACAGTATGGCTTCAGTGAATTATAGTTGTGGGTATGTAACACATGCGTACAATGAGTTTTGGAGTATTGCCTCCAgggtaaactttttttttttttgcccatgtTGGATGAGAAACAAATGTTATTGCCATGGTATGTATGGCTGTGGGCATAGCTGAGCTCCTTCTATTGGAAACTCATTCCCTTTTATCTATATATGTTGACTATTGTGTTTGACACCTTAACAGACAAGCAAGTGGAGGCCTTTGGCTCTGTCCAGAAACGGATCGCAAACCTCCTAGAAATTCCTTTAGCCTGCAGGAAAAAGGAAACCAAAACTATTGAGAAGCGGAATTGTACAATACTCTgacagattcaacatccacacatCCACAGTGCTGAATAGGGCATAATTACAGTTTGGGGGCTACTTCCTCATACAAATACTAATGGAGGTTGTTGCAATTTGATTACCTCACTATTGAAATCCAATTTAGTTGTgtgtgcaaccacatcttaggttCTTGAATGTTCTTTCATTAAATAGTTATTATTTGAATATGCTGGTTAGCTTCTCCTTCTATTTGCACTCGTTTTTATGATAAATAGATGGCATGAATTTCAACTTTGACATACAATGTTCATCTACTGCAGAAGCTCAACCTAGTGAATAGTGTGCTATTTACTGGTGGATGGGCTAAAACTGGTTTATACTATGAGACTGTGCAGGAGATTTTCAAGGTGTTTCACTGTTTTGAGACTGTGCAGGAGATTTTCAAGGTGTTAAATTGTTTTTGTGATTTACTATGAGAAAGAAAATGCCTTTTGTGAATTATGATTATTGGGAGCTACACATGACACACATGGACTATGGAAATCAATCCAGATTGTCCCAGTCATGGGCCCTTTTAATTAGATGGAGCATAGCAAAAGAAACCACAGTACCACACTAATTGGATTACTAGACcgtctgtttttctttttctccatgaATTTCAGTTCCTCCTAAATCTAGGGTCCTAGACTAAGGTCCCAAGGACTTCCTGGAAAAAATCAGCTGGTACACCCAAAGTTTTCATTAGTTTAATGTGTGATTACTCATTATATCTGTCAAATCGAGGTTTTGTCAGGTAGACTTCGCTGTCAAATCGAGGTTTTCATTAGGTTTATGTGTGATTACTCATTATATCCTAAAACTTTGCACGTCTTACATCTGTGTATGTTTATTCCTTCTCTTTCACCTCTGTACATTgcttgttctttctttcttattctggatCATTGCTGAAAAATGACTTGTGGTTATCATACACATTTAGCAGTTACTTCCTCTCACTCAGTTTATCATACTCAGTTAAATGGAGTACTATttcgtttataaattatatatgaattGTCTTGTAGGTAAATTATACATGGAAATAATTTTATATACAGAGGTAATTATTTTAAAGAGACAATCCATTGTTCATGTATCACTATAAGATAAGGCAACTCCTAGTTGAATGAAGAGACATGGATTATCCAATCAATAGATCTGGATTGTCCATTAGGTTCAGCCACacttcatgggccaccatgcaaaATACACTGATTGGATTATCATAACTGTCCAAAAGTTGAACTTTCATTTGCTGACATTCTGTTTTCCAAAACATGGATGTGTTGGTTAGAGTCATCTGGGCAAGGTGATTGTTTGGAATCATTAACAAATGTGCCCCACCAAATGGGTGGTTAATATGTTAATTGGACCTTTTTCATAGCAATCTCGACTCTCCATTTTATGGTTCTATTAATTGGATGGCTTGATTCGTGTCCCAACGAAGGGTGGGTTGGGTCAAAGGGACTGTCAAAATCGTTTGATTGGTCTGTCTAGGTAGCCCTATGCAATTGGGAGCACATAATTTGTAGAGCTGTgggagcactggatcatttctctaatTAAATTTCAGTTTACATAGTTCATAATTTCTGTGGTCAGATATCCCAAATACCAAAAGCATTAGTTGATGCATACAAGAAAGTAACAAGAATGTAGGAGGTAAAAGTGCACAAAAGATGTTCCAATGTCGCACAAAAAAAATTGCAAGTTATTCTTACCATGCCTCAAGAACATTCCAAAAGTATGTAGAGCAAGCACATGAAATTCCTGGAAACTATTCTTTAGTGCATCAACATGGTGATTAGCACTGGCCTTATAGTTTGACTTTGTTAATGCTTCTGTTGGAATGAAGTACCCtgaaatttcatttttctttggTTAGACGGTTCACCACAATGCTTACCATGACACTGGTAGAGAAAAGGATTGCTTGCCCCAAGTTGGTCAATGGAATATGATGAACAAGGTATTCTCCTTCGGAAGTTGAAACTCTCATTTTTACTGTGAATAAATATGCATGTTGGTTCTAATCGATGGCTCCAAATTCTTAGGCTCCCTATTCTTGTTGCTGCGATTAGAAAGAAAAAACTATAGCCCTGTCATAGTTTCTGTTCATGTCTGAAATCGATAGAATAAAATCAAATGATACAAGAAAGATGTTATTCCTATAGATAAAAAAGAGAAACTATTATGAGG
Protein-coding regions in this window:
- the LOC131235115 gene encoding putative pectate lyase 14 isoform X2, whose amino-acid sequence is MKIKYFKKELVFSRCRHGYFHVVNNDYTHWEMYAIGGSANPTINSQGNKYLAPMNRFAKEALVVKLRKGTGPNANTGVVTRVLATVGELARVCHWHSPELNM